The stretch of DNA TTGTGATTCCacaaaacttaaaagaaaatcttCCATCTTAGATATGAAGACTCTATCCACCACTAACATGACATCAACATAGAATACCTCACTTGTTCAATAATGACTAAAATGGAGatcaaaaaattcataaaacaagtaaaataaattaaaaataaaaaaataaaagaaataatacacctaacaaataactaaattataacaaaCAAATTCAAACAAACATTAAAACAATACATCtaacaaataactaaaattaaagataacaaataaacaaaaacaagaacataaaataaataaaattaaataagaaactAACAAAACCATAAGCCactaaataaaactaaaaaataaaattttaaaaataaattaaattaaattaaaaaagaatttatatatatatatatatatatatatatatatatatatatatatatatatatatatatatgatttcgAAATTTGATAAAGTACTTCACCGGATTTTGAAATCCAAGAGAATTGTTAATCAGATTTTGAAATCCGATATGTTCCTAAATCAAATTTCGAAATTTGGTGAATTCCTAAACTGGATTTCGAAATATGATAAGTTGTATTATTGGCTCCGTATGTTATATTTGTAATCTAGGCTCTTCTATTGGCACCTCCCCGAGTTTCTATTTAAAGTAGCTAAACAAAATGCGAATacaaacatatttttcttttgtatatatttaaaaacagaAAAGTTTCACTTATCATGCTTAAcacggattttttttttcattttctttttttaaaacaaagatAAGTTTTAGTTGTATTAAggacttttttttaatgtgtttttcACTTCACATTCTccacttcttttttttttttacatttaaaaatgtcGAACCTAACAATTTTCTCTGATATCTCTAACTACATCCTCTACTATCGTATCTCACACTTTCTTATCTCTAAAGTCATTTCAATTTATCTCTATTTTATATTCTCACTTTCTGAATCACTTTCTGAATGCATTCATCATCACCAACTCAACacaatttgttttcattttttctttcacaaatCTTACGGAAATTAGTTTCCCcaatgtattaaaataaatacattttataatagttagtttttgtaatatatctttatcttttatacATTAAGGGACAAAGCTTAAacctaattcaattttatagaGTCGatttgtaaggtgagatttcactcatttatatactataaattgattttatctctaatcgatCTGAAATCACTAACGATATAACTTTCAAATAAGCTTTGAGAAggattttataaacaaaataaaaaaaaactcggTGTGCAAAGCAAGAAAGTAAGAGACAAATAAACCATTTATTATTGATTTGTATAAATAAGCATTCAATTTATATAGGCTAAGGTGAAATTAAAAGGAGTTTGAGCTCAAACgggttatgaaaaaaataattgtcaaaTATATAACATCAATAAGATATGAGCTCAAATCATACATAAGAGATTGACATTACCtctaacccaaaaccttaaaacaatagATTTATGGGCTTTCATCTTTATATAGTTCTCAACTTTCTTATTTTGACTCAATATGAGATTTAAACTCAGACTTGAATTCCCAATAATACACGATGCCTTAAGCCTTAATCATCTCTATGTTTTCATATGTGATGCAAGAAGAACAAAAATTCAAGCAACCGACCAGTTATCAATGGAACTCTCAAATTGTTTAAAGCTTCACATACTCGGTGTCTTTCAAAGACAAAATTGAGATAGAGATTCGAACTATAAAACGAGATAATATCGTGATTGTGGTGATTGAACTTAATAATATGTTTTCTATGATGATTTGGATGAGTGAAGCATTCTATAATGTTACTAATACTGATGAAAAGAACTGAAATGCAACTTATGAAGCCAGGCCAGAAAATGAAAGGACAGAAACTCTTAGATCCACCCTAACAACTAGCTCGGAACAGAAATCCACTGATATTCCTCTAAGTTTCTGCAATGCAAGCAGTTATGTTACCTCTACCATAATACAACTACCATTTCATAAGAACAGAATCTGAAGAAACATTCTTGTTAAGAACATGTAACATTTAAAACAATACAATGCAGTTGTTTAAGTTTTTCGAACAATATACATGGAATTGAATAATCAAAGGAACATCCAATGCATTGAAAGAATCTATACTAACACATAATTCCCTTTTCTCTATACTTTTTACATGCTGCATTGACACAATGCCATACCCTCTGGGGTTTCCTCAGCCCTTAATCTAGGGCGGGTAATTTATGAAGGAGAAGCAGTTTGTAGGAATTTCTCATCTACTATATAACTCAACTGATCTTTCTAACAACTCGTAGTTGTTGCCTGAAATTTCTTTAACTCTTGATCCGTTTTTGTATATTCTGAAAGCTGGGATGGAGCTCACACCTTCTGACTTTGCTAAATAAGGATGGTCTTCAATTTCCACCTAAAAAAAGTATCATTAAGATATAAGTACGAAACAACGAAAGAGACCCAGAAACAAAGTTAAAAGATTGATGTCgtttaaagttatttttgttagtCACACTATTCCTTGATATAAAGCTATTTGATTTTATGCAACATGGCCAACCTTGAGGAAATGAAGTGATGGGAATCTTTTGCTGGTTTGCTCCAACATAAGTAACACTTTCTTGTGGGTTGCCTTGTTGCTAAACAGCACCACAGCCATCCCTGTTCAATAAACCTCACAAATGGTTAGTGTATTTGTAGTACTCATGTAAATGCAAAATTTTCCAACAGAAGAAGCCAAATATGCCTTACCAGGTGAGGTTACATAATGTCTGAACCGATCATTGCTTGAGATGAAAACCAAGTTAGAACCAAATTTCAAGTCCTTGATATCTTCACCTCGCAGCATCTTGAGTTGGAGCTGAGCTTCAAACAAAGCCCTTGCCACTTCCTCATCCCCTGGCCTTTCTCTCAATAGCATTTCATAGTCTTGAATAGCAGCTTCCCACCGTTCTAACTACATGCACACAAAAAAGTCACAAAAGGGTCATTGTTACTGCAATGAAGTATGTATGTGTGTAGCAGAATAATTGAATCATAGCATAGAAATTAAAGTACCTTAGCATTGCAATCTGCTCTCCTTAACCTTGCTTTGCTATAACCTGGCTGAAACATTAGTGCGGCGTTACAATCTTCAATGGCTTTCTCGTATTGGGCAAGCTTAGAACGACAAGCAGCTCTGTTGCATAACAGAACTGAGTTGTGAGGATCATGTTCAAGTCCTTCGTTGTACACGCTACATGCTTCGGTGAATTTTGAGGCCTTGAAAAGCAAGTTCCCACTCATTCTAGCTGATGTTGCTGCTCTGGCCCTCCTTACCACTGCATTCACCTCTCTGTTTCCTGGATCAACTTTAGCTGCTTCCTGAGCTGCTGTCACAGCTTCCTCAAACCTTTTATACAACAATGTTCAATTCATCTTCAGATTCAGATCCAGTTAGCCTCAAAAAAGTAACAACATTAACATTACATATATACCAACCGCACGTTCCCGttttaatattatgaattattattattttagaattcaTCATTCTCAAATGTGAACTTCTAAATACATAAATCAACAGAAGAATTCGTCAAACACATAAAAATGAAGCATTCTCACCAACCTGCCAGAGGCCAAATAAACCAGTGCCCTTATCATCAACAGGTAAGCGCTGCGAGCCGGACCAAATACCTTGGTACACCAATCAAGTGGAAATTTTGGCATATTTTCATAGATGGCATAAGCCTCTTGATATCTTAGGAGCTTCAGAAAGGCTTCAGTTTGTAAAGCATAGACCTGTCATACATGAtccatttttaattaatcagCATGAATCATAGCGGCTGTGTCCTGTGTATTTCTTGAGACCAATATTAATGCAAAGGGGAATTCTTGATATTTCAAATTGACAGAATTATTGGCCAATTGAAGGAAAATTGATGCAGAATCCAAGACTATTTGGGTTTCCGTAAGAAAcctcaaaaataaaatgttagacCAAGGAAATGACTAACCTGTGGAGCTGAATCAGCACCTAAGGATATTGCAGACTGTGTTTCCCTTAGTATTTCACTCCATGCATTTACTTTCCGTGCTTCTATGCATTTGTTAAGGTGATTTTGAAGAGTCTGAGCTTGGAAAGCAAGTATTGAATCAGCACATCCTGTTGATTGATTCCAATCCAGTgctttttctgcttctcccaaCCTGCATTCAAATTTGCAATATTATAAGTAAAAATACCAAACAGAATACTATCATGATGCAGATCATATACTTAAAATCATTGAATAAAGCATTATCATCACTGAGTACCTGAAATATATTGTGGCCAAACGGTTGTGAGCTCTGACATAAGAAGGGTCCAGTTTGATAGATTCCTCACACTCAAAAATTGCTTCTTGAAGCCTTCCTAAGCCAATTAAAGCTGCACTCTTGTTGCAATGGTACGTTGCCATATTTGAATCAAGAGCAATTGCTCTGTCATACAAAGCCAAagcctcttcaaatcttccCTGCTTGTATGCTTCATTTCCCATGGATTTCAACACCTCAGGGTCCACTTTTTTCTGCCTTGGACTCAAAAACTGTCCAAGCTCATTCCCTGTGCTGTTTCTCCTCATGATATTCC from Vigna unguiculata cultivar IT97K-499-35 chromosome 8, ASM411807v1, whole genome shotgun sequence encodes:
- the LOC114193132 gene encoding TPR repeat-containing thioredoxin TTL1-like, which encodes MAAKAKNNNNEFGCGLMGRILHLKSHKLRKASVHSLPLKNPQSDDDGKSEEPKNIPNEESKVTKKSFTDTQPHRVSGAEQKPARKSASVHQQQLSTYRNSQNQRHSDVVARSSTSSSSSPRTSISTHIKVQQNKDKNHESKPHRDPTDNSLALARISTGNENNKSQLKLTGNLLVNNTPRRKSVEYMPKNAELNSAPISYSNTSKGLMGNIMRRNSTGNELGQFLSPRQKKVDPEVLKSMGNEAYKQGRFEEALALYDRAIALDSNMATYHCNKSAALIGLGRLQEAIFECEESIKLDPSYVRAHNRLATIYFRLGEAEKALDWNQSTGCADSILAFQAQTLQNHLNKCIEARKVNAWSEILRETQSAISLGADSAPQVYALQTEAFLKLLRYQEAYAIYENMPKFPLDWCTKVFGPARSAYLLMIRALVYLASGRFEEAVTAAQEAAKVDPGNREVNAVVRRARAATSARMSGNLLFKASKFTEACSVYNEGLEHDPHNSVLLCNRAACRSKLAQYEKAIEDCNAALMFQPGYSKARLRRADCNAKLERWEAAIQDYEMLLRERPGDEEVARALFEAQLQLKMLRGEDIKDLKFGSNLVFISSNDRFRHYVTSPGMAVVLFSNKATHKKVLLMLEQTSKRFPSLHFLKVEIEDHPYLAKSEGVSSIPAFRIYKNGSRVKEISGNNYELLERSVELYSR